The Equus przewalskii isolate Varuska chromosome 5, EquPr2, whole genome shotgun sequence genome window below encodes:
- the LOC103551497 gene encoding olfactory receptor 6C2-like: MKNYTALTTFILVGLTDDPNLQILLFIFLFLTYLLSVVGNLTIITLTLVDSHLKTPMYFFLRNFSILEVSFTTVCIPRFLYIIASGDNTVTYNACEAQLFFVIILGVTEFFLLTAMSYDRYVAICKPLHYMTIMNNRVCIKFLIGCYMLALIIILPPYIMGLELKFCDSNVIDHFGCDAAPILKIACSDTEFIERVVLVLAGLTLFFTLVCVIMSYTYIIRTILRFPSVQQRKKAFPTCSSHLIVVSITYGSCIFIYIKPHAKEGLAVNKVVSVLTTSVAPVMNPFIYTLRNKQVVQAFKDMNKRVASISKN; the protein is encoded by the coding sequence ATGAAAAATTATACAGCACTAACAACATTCATCCTGGTGGGACTAACAGATGATCCAAACCTACAGATTCtgctgtttatctttttgtttctaacCTACTTGTTGAGTGTTGTCGGGAACCTGACCATCATCACGCTCACCTTGGTGGATTCCCACCTTAAAACGcccatgtattttttcctccGGAATTTCTCCATCTTAGAAGTGTCATTTACAACTGTCTGCATTCCCAGATTCCTCTACATAATTGCATCCGGGGACAATACTGTTACCTACAATGCTTGTGAGGctcaattattttttgttatcaTCCTGGGTGTGACTGAGTTTTTTCTCCTGACAGCCATGTCCTACGACCGTTacgtggccatctgcaaacccctGCATTACATGACCATCATGAACAACAGAGTCTGCATCAAGTTCCTTATCGGTTGTTATATGTTAGCTCTGATCATCATCCTCCCACCGTACATCATGGGCTTGGAGCTTAAGTTTTGTGACTCCAATGTCATAGATCACTTTGGCTGTGATGCTGCTCCCATCCTGAAGATTGCCTGCTCGGACACGGAGTTCATAGAGCGAGTTGTCTTGGTCCTGGCTGGGTTGACGCTCTTTTTCACCTTGGTGTGTGTAATTATGTCCTACACGTACATCATCAGGACCATTCTCAGATTTccttctgtgcagcaaaggaaaaaggCTTTTCCGACATGTTCTTCCCACCTAATTGTGGTTTCTATCACTTACGGAAGCTGCATCTTCATCTATATCAAACCGCATGCAAAAGAAGGGCTTGCTGTGAATAAGGTGGTGTCAGTGCTCACCACCTCAGTTGCGCCAGTTATGAACCCCTTCATTTATACTCTGAGGAACAAGCAAGTGGTACAAGCTTTCAAAGACATGAACAAAAGGGTTGCATCTATCTCAAAGAACTAG